From a single Pieris rapae chromosome 17, ilPieRapa1.1, whole genome shotgun sequence genomic region:
- the LOC111003807 gene encoding uncharacterized protein LOC111003807, with protein MRLRRGASAFLLLLLHMSGTIGDQTSNENSGGGNASPDANSAAEPSSDQLAMESSERDTPSHAYNGPPPPVPPQLNRRQNPAHHQPHHAIGMPRITNHHPIHSKPFALGPPVNHHKNDIGTGFRGPPPPPAPSADAQTSASDKVFSTTGDVWPAPAPDMPKIVSLDVKCEKNAMRVFLSFDKPFFGIVFSKGHYSNHQCVHLPPNLGRTSASFEIGAHACGTAGSGDPRYRGDVAAAGTYFENVIVIQYDPQVQEVWDQARKLRCTWHDQYEKAVTFRPFPVDMLDVVRADFAGDNVGCWMQIQVGKGPWASEVSGLVKIGQTMTMVLAIKDDDAKFDMLVRDCVAHDGQRAPIQLVDRRGCVTRPKLMSRFTKIKNFGASASVLSYAHFQAFKFPDSMEVHFQCTIQICRYRCPEQCSESANVIAPHAEYGPPQIDSYPVGVEVRRDERRVRRQRATSPEKEVGVNRVIRVVSAGDLNMDSADENSAPRVVPTPGLVCMTTPGFAATLGALLVTLISSCAVSAVLFFKLRPISKLKKKTAPIATITRPHPPTGPCHVISKSRFYS; from the exons AGTGGCACAATCGGTGATCAAACATCGAACGAGAATTCTGGGGGAGGTAATGCGAGTCCCGATGCAAACAGTGCGGCGGAGCCTTCCAGTGACCAGTTGGCTATGGAGTCCTCAGAAAGGGATACACCAAGTCATGCATATAATGGACCGCCACCGCCTGTACCACCACAACTTAACAGGAGGCAGAATCCAGCTCATCATCAGCCGCATCATGCAATAg GTATGCCAAGAATTACAAACCATCATCCGATTCACTCCAAGCCGTTTGCTCTCGGACCTCCTGTGAATCACCACAAAAATGATATTGGAACAGGTTTCCGTGGACCTCCACCACCTCCAGCCCCTTCAGCAGACGCACAGACATCAGCGAGTGACAAGGTTTTCAGCACAACAGGAGATGTCTGGCCTGCACCAGCCCCAGACATGCCTAAAATTGTTTCGCTAGATGTAAAATGCGAAAAAAATGCTATGCGGGTGTTTCTCAGCTTTGACAAACCCTTCTTTGGTATAGTATTTTCCAAAGGTCACTACTCGAACCACCAATGTGTTCATCTTCCACCGAATCTAGGAAGAACTTCGGCCTCATTTGAAATTGGAGCTCATGCTTGTGGCACTGCAGGTAGTGGTGATCCTAGATATAGAGGCGATGTAGCTGCCGCTGGTACATACtttgaaaatgtaattgttATACAATACGACCCACAAGTACAGGAAGTATGGGATCAAGCGCGTAAGTTGCGTTGTACATGGCATGACCAGTATGAAAAGGCTGTCACCTTCCGACCATTCCCTGTAGATATGCTAGATGTTGTACGAGCTGACTTTGCTGGTGATAACGTTGGTTGCTGGATGCAAATTCAAGTTGGCAAAGGACCATGGGCTTCTGAGGTATCAGGTTTAGTTAAAATAGGACAGACCATGACTATGGTGTTGGCTATTAAGGACGATGATGCCAAGTTTGATATGCTAGTACGGGATTGTGTAGCTCATGACGGTCAACGTGCTCCAATTCAACTCGTTGACAGACGAGGATGCGTTACAAGGCCTAAGTTGATGTCAcggtttacaaaaataaagaatttcgGAGCTAGTGCATCAGTATTGTCATACGCTCACTTCCAAGCATTTAAGTTTCCTGATTCAATGGAAGTTCACTTCCAATGTACGATACAAATCTGCAGATATAGATGTCCCGAGCAGTGTTCTGAAAGTGCTAACGTTATTGCTCCACATGCTGAATATGGCCCACCTCAGATTGATTCTTACCCAGTAGGAGTGGAAGTTAGGCGTGACGAGAGAAGAGTCAGGAGACAACGAGCAACATCACCAGAAAAGGAAGTCGGAGTTAATAGAGTCATTCGAGTCGTCTCAGCTGGTGACCTAAACATGGACTCTGCAGATGAAAACTCCGCTCCACGCGTTGTACCCACACCCGGACTTGTTTGTATGACTACGCCTGGATTTGCTGCGACTCTTGGCGCTCTCCTAGTGACACTGATAAGCTCATGTGCTGTATCAGCAGTTCTATTCTTTAAGTTACGCCCGATCAGTAAATTGAAAAAGAAGACTGCTCCAATCGCAACGATAACTCGACCGCATCCACCAACAGGGCCATGTCATGTTATTTCAAAGAGTCGATTTTACTCGTAA